From Acidobacteriota bacterium, a single genomic window includes:
- a CDS encoding cupin domain-containing protein, which yields MESMEFDAEIASYLSQGFRLEMIFPADAPREAVLSRDGESIRIESHRKQASDGEWHVGRAGMEYRDLIPDRLGGRVIASHIRIRNGGPIPDYVHYHRVRFQMIYCLKGSAWLVYEDQGGPFEFRAGDCVLQPPEIRHRVIECSDGFEVLEVGTPAEHPTFAEHEFDLPNGRVDPERDFGGQRFLHHRFSEAIWDRDGAIEKCRLAIGTATGGLADVEVWRATGNVEMPIVDTGEFLFYFVRQGSLAFRERNSKEISRSADECFVVPKGRDLSMMIANGTEAIRIRIDPID from the coding sequence ATGGAATCAATGGAATTCGACGCGGAAATCGCTTCTTATCTGTCGCAGGGTTTTCGGCTGGAGATGATCTTTCCGGCCGACGCGCCCCGCGAAGCGGTGTTGAGCCGCGATGGAGAATCGATCCGGATCGAATCGCACAGGAAACAAGCCTCCGACGGCGAATGGCACGTCGGGCGCGCCGGAATGGAATATCGCGACCTCATTCCTGACAGGCTTGGCGGACGCGTGATCGCCTCGCATATCAGAATTCGAAACGGCGGGCCGATCCCGGATTACGTCCATTATCACCGTGTTCGTTTCCAGATGATCTACTGCCTGAAGGGAAGCGCATGGCTCGTTTACGAGGATCAGGGCGGGCCGTTCGAGTTTCGCGCCGGCGACTGCGTCCTGCAGCCGCCCGAAATTCGTCACCGCGTCATCGAATGCTCTGACGGATTCGAAGTTCTCGAGGTCGGAACACCGGCCGAACATCCGACCTTCGCCGAACACGAGTTCGACCTGCCCAATGGACGGGTCGATCCCGAACGCGATTTTGGCGGTCAGAGATTTCTGCATCACCGTTTTTCGGAGGCGATCTGGGATCGCGACGGAGCGATCGAAAAATGCAGGCTCGCGATCGGCACGGCGACCGGCGGATTGGCGGACGTTGAGGTCTGGCGCGCGACCGGCAACGTCGAAATGCCGATCGTGGATACCGGCGAATTCCTGTTCTATTTCGTCCGTCAGGGAAGTCTTGCGTTCCGCGAACGGAACTCAAAGGAAATCAGCCGAAGCGCCGACGAGTGTTTTGTCGTTCCCAAGGGCCGGGACCTTTCGATGATGATCGCAAACGGCACGGAAGCGATCCGGATTCGGATCGATCCCATCGATTGA